The following proteins are co-located in the Syntrophorhabdales bacterium genome:
- a CDS encoding HEAT repeat domain-containing protein: MPRPTRRASDFDRWLESLLSPEWETRLNAAEALGKMKDKRAVKPLLVALKDEDEYVREGAAWALGQIHDESAVPALIAAVKDKDKYVRESAVTALGDLGDKKAIKPLIHALKEGDESMRRTAEKALVNLGEPVIGELVLLLKNSDWDIRWRAVHVLGATKNKKACEPLIARLQDENRYVREAAAIALGEIEDKCAVEPLIKALQDENKYVREEATTSLAEIKDKRSVGPLIKELSDKDWGVRWGVTNALGELRDPVAIDPLIRALGDEVRYVREGAAYALQRIGKPAVKKLLVSLRDPDANVRRWSAWTLGKIKDQRAAKDLINALQDKDSGVQFAAEVALAELEE; this comes from the coding sequence ATGCCACGACCCACTCGGAGGGCTTCTGATTTCGACCGCTGGCTTGAGTCTCTTCTCAGCCCGGAATGGGAGACGCGGCTCAACGCTGCCGAGGCTCTAGGCAAGATGAAGGACAAGAGGGCTGTGAAGCCCCTCCTTGTCGCGCTTAAGGATGAAGATGAATACGTCCGGGAAGGAGCGGCATGGGCCCTCGGTCAGATACACGACGAGAGCGCGGTCCCTGCCTTAATCGCTGCAGTAAAAGATAAGGACAAGTATGTACGCGAAAGTGCGGTAACCGCTCTTGGTGATCTTGGAGACAAGAAGGCTATAAAGCCCCTCATTCACGCCCTGAAGGAGGGTGATGAATCGATGAGGCGGACGGCTGAAAAGGCTCTTGTTAACCTGGGAGAGCCGGTAATAGGCGAGCTGGTACTTCTGCTGAAGAACAGCGATTGGGATATTCGGTGGCGAGCGGTGCATGTGCTTGGAGCGACGAAAAACAAGAAAGCGTGCGAGCCGCTGATCGCGAGGCTGCAAGATGAGAACCGGTACGTGCGCGAAGCAGCGGCCATCGCGCTCGGAGAAATAGAGGATAAATGTGCTGTCGAGCCGCTCATCAAAGCGCTCCAGGATGAAAACAAGTATGTGCGGGAGGAAGCCACGACCTCGCTCGCAGAGATCAAGGACAAACGTTCCGTGGGTCCCTTGATTAAGGAATTGAGCGATAAAGATTGGGGTGTTCGCTGGGGAGTAACGAATGCTCTCGGCGAACTGCGAGACCCGGTTGCCATTGACCCGCTTATCAGGGCACTGGGGGACGAGGTGCGCTACGTACGCGAAGGGGCGGCCTACGCGTTGCAAAGGATAGGAAAGCCGGCAGTAAAGAAATTGCTGGTGAGTCTCCGCGACCCGGACGCAAATGTGCGCCGCTGGTCCGCGTGGACTCTGGGCAAGATAAAGGACCAGAGAGCCGCTAAGGACCTTATCAATGCGCTGCAGGACAAGGACAGCGGCGTTCAGTTCGCCGCCGAAGTGGCCCTCGCTGAGTTAGAGGAATAA
- the ilvD gene encoding dihydroxy-acid dehydratase, protein MTKPLRSKALTPDLPQYYMRRVFFKSMGATDADLEKPLVAIANTWNEILPGSHHLDRIAQAVKRGIREAGGMATIFNVLAPCDGQGSGNEGFKYVLPSRDLIAASVEMMIEHASYDAAVMIGTCDKIVPGLIMAAARCNLPTVLFSGGYMPAGRYKGDRLDCSSMGKYFVMYRQGKITKEELREVEGLCCPGPGACCLMGTANSMCIAAEAFGLSLPGNSSLCATDPALEKLAEEAGRKVMELLSKDVKARDIMTPAAFRNAVKVCCATSGSTNLTLHFPAIAHELDYPFTLDDFEEISRQTPSIMEIKPSDPKYLMEDFERAGGLQAVMKSMATLLDTSVATASGRTLQENLKGAVISDSEIIRPLTNPKGNNGGIAILKGNMGTAVVKQTAVRPEMQHHKGPARVFIQEEDCVNALLAGKVKQGEVLVIRYEGPKGGPGMREMVMATWMLVELGLDRSVAIVTDGRFSGTSGGPCVGHLVPEAAVGGPIAALRDGDIIEIDIPSRTLNVELTGDEIKHRLTSWKPPEPKITKGYLAHFAKHAVSADKGAYLD, encoded by the coding sequence ATGACAAAGCCACTGCGCAGCAAGGCATTAACACCCGATTTGCCACAATACTACATGCGGCGGGTCTTCTTCAAATCCATGGGAGCAACTGATGCCGACCTTGAAAAACCACTCGTAGCAATTGCCAACACCTGGAACGAAATTCTTCCCGGCTCCCACCATCTGGATCGAATCGCTCAGGCGGTGAAACGAGGCATCCGTGAGGCTGGAGGCATGGCAACGATCTTCAACGTGCTCGCTCCGTGCGATGGGCAGGGCAGCGGTAACGAGGGATTCAAGTATGTGCTCCCCAGCAGGGACCTGATCGCCGCGTCAGTAGAGATGATGATAGAGCACGCCAGCTACGACGCTGCGGTGATGATCGGGACATGCGACAAGATCGTCCCGGGGCTCATCATGGCCGCGGCCCGCTGCAACCTCCCCACCGTGCTCTTCAGCGGCGGCTACATGCCGGCAGGCCGTTATAAAGGAGACAGGCTCGATTGTTCTTCCATGGGCAAGTATTTTGTCATGTACAGGCAGGGAAAAATTACAAAGGAGGAACTGCGTGAAGTTGAGGGCTTGTGCTGTCCGGGCCCCGGAGCATGCTGCCTCATGGGCACAGCAAACAGTATGTGCATCGCCGCAGAAGCGTTCGGTCTTTCCCTCCCCGGGAACTCGAGCCTCTGCGCCACTGACCCTGCGCTTGAAAAACTGGCAGAAGAAGCAGGACGCAAGGTAATGGAGCTTCTATCGAAGGATGTGAAGGCGAGAGATATCATGACCCCTGCTGCCTTCCGTAATGCGGTAAAAGTTTGCTGTGCGACCAGCGGTTCCACCAACCTCACGCTTCATTTTCCGGCAATTGCGCATGAACTCGATTATCCCTTCACGCTCGATGACTTTGAAGAGATCAGCCGGCAGACCCCTTCTATCATGGAAATCAAGCCGTCCGATCCTAAGTATCTCATGGAGGACTTCGAGCGAGCAGGAGGATTACAGGCGGTCATGAAATCCATGGCAACTCTCCTCGATACGAGCGTGGCGACTGCAAGCGGCAGGACACTCCAGGAAAATCTGAAAGGAGCCGTCATCAGCGATTCTGAGATTATCAGGCCACTCACAAACCCGAAAGGCAACAATGGCGGCATTGCCATCCTGAAGGGAAATATGGGAACAGCAGTGGTGAAACAGACAGCTGTGCGCCCTGAGATGCAGCACCATAAGGGTCCGGCGAGAGTTTTCATACAGGAGGAGGATTGCGTCAATGCGTTGCTTGCGGGTAAAGTAAAACAAGGGGAAGTGCTGGTGATCCGCTATGAAGGTCCCAAAGGAGGACCCGGCATGCGGGAGATGGTAATGGCAACGTGGATGCTCGTGGAGCTGGGCCTCGACAGATCAGTCGCCATAGTAACGGATGGCAGATTCTCGGGTACATCGGGCGGGCCCTGTGTGGGGCACCTGGTTCCCGAAGCGGCGGTTGGCGGTCCCATTGCGGCGCTGCGCGATGGCGATATCATTGAGATAGACATCCCTTCTCGCACCCTGAACGTCGAATTGACCGGCGACGAGATCAAGCACAGACTGACATCATGGAAACCGCCGGAACCAAAGATCACGAAAGGCTATCTTGCCCATTTTGCGAAACACGCGGTGAGCGCTGACAAGGGCGCGTATCTCGATTGA
- a CDS encoding AMP-binding protein, with protein MKRRRWLTAKDVLQVNAFKWPNKVGAKDLNKSYTFKEWDARSCRLANALAALGMKKGDRFAVLAYNCVEWLEMYAAAAKGGFICVPLMFRLAQPEMEYIVNHCEAKVFIAQDQWIKTVDGLKKNLPTVERYISFAVGNDHFEGYLAYEDLMAAASPAEPETHVTGDDPWVIMYTGGTTGKPKGVIRSHESVAAHYFINIIDHDFEFDDCTLLVMPCCHVNSLFYSFTNTWVGATAMAYNMVSFDPEHLLKTFAEHRVTFTSLVPTHYIMILALPEEVKSKYDVSCVKKLLCSSAPARRDTKLGILSYFKNSSLYEAYGSTETGLVTILKPHEQLTKLGSIGLEATGTNAVKLIDENGNEIHEPNKVGEIYASSPMLFDGYWKDPERTEASFRGDYFSPGDLGKRDEDGYYYLVDRKANMIISGGENVFPSEVENCVGSNPKVKDVAVIGTPHEKWGELVTAVVVLHEGQNATEEEISNFCRGKIAGYKIPKKVFFIKDEEMPRSGPGKILHRVLREKYGMWKDHV; from the coding sequence ATGAAACGTAGACGGTGGCTCACGGCAAAGGATGTGCTGCAGGTAAACGCCTTCAAGTGGCCGAACAAAGTCGGGGCGAAAGATCTTAACAAATCCTATACCTTCAAGGAGTGGGACGCCAGATCGTGCCGGCTTGCCAACGCCCTTGCCGCACTCGGCATGAAGAAGGGCGACAGGTTTGCGGTTCTTGCCTACAATTGCGTGGAGTGGCTTGAGATGTACGCAGCCGCTGCAAAGGGCGGGTTTATCTGCGTGCCGCTCATGTTCCGGCTCGCACAGCCGGAGATGGAGTATATTGTCAATCACTGCGAGGCCAAGGTCTTCATCGCTCAGGATCAATGGATCAAGACCGTTGACGGGCTCAAGAAGAATCTTCCCACGGTTGAGCGCTATATATCTTTCGCAGTAGGCAATGATCATTTCGAGGGTTATCTCGCGTATGAAGACCTCATGGCTGCCGCGAGTCCGGCTGAGCCGGAGACGCACGTGACGGGCGATGATCCGTGGGTGATCATGTACACGGGCGGCACGACCGGCAAACCGAAAGGCGTCATCAGATCACACGAATCGGTCGCAGCACATTACTTCATCAACATCATCGACCATGACTTCGAGTTCGATGACTGCACGCTTCTTGTGATGCCCTGCTGCCATGTCAACTCTCTTTTCTACTCGTTCACCAACACATGGGTGGGGGCCACGGCTATGGCTTACAACATGGTGAGCTTTGATCCTGAACATTTGCTCAAGACATTTGCCGAGCACCGGGTCACCTTCACTTCGCTCGTACCCACCCATTACATCATGATCCTGGCGCTACCCGAGGAGGTAAAAAGCAAGTATGACGTGAGCTGCGTTAAGAAACTGCTGTGCTCCTCCGCGCCCGCAAGAAGGGATACAAAGCTTGGCATACTCAGCTATTTTAAGAACTCAAGCCTCTATGAGGCCTACGGGTCTACGGAGACAGGTCTTGTCACGATCCTCAAGCCACACGAACAACTCACCAAGCTGGGCTCTATAGGCCTTGAAGCAACGGGAACGAATGCGGTCAAGCTGATCGATGAAAACGGCAATGAGATCCATGAGCCGAACAAAGTAGGTGAGATCTACGCCTCGAGCCCGATGCTGTTCGATGGTTACTGGAAAGACCCGGAACGCACAGAAGCCTCTTTCAGGGGGGACTACTTTTCTCCGGGCGACCTCGGCAAGAGGGACGAAGATGGTTACTACTACCTTGTCGACAGAAAAGCCAACATGATCATTTCAGGCGGTGAAAATGTTTTTCCGTCTGAGGTGGAGAACTGTGTCGGATCGAACCCCAAAGTCAAGGACGTCGCAGTCATCGGCACACCGCACGAGAAGTGGGGCGAGCTGGTAACCGCGGTCGTCGTGCTTCATGAAGGCCAGAACGCAACGGAGGAGGAGATCTCAAACTTCTGCAGGGGGAAGATCGCCGGCTACAAGATCCCCAAGAAGGTGTTTTTTATAAAGGACGAAGAGATGCCAAGGTCAGGGCCGGGCAAAATTCTGCACCGTGTGTTGCGAGAGAAGTACGGCATGTGGAAAGATCATGTGTGA
- a CDS encoding acyl-CoA dehydratase activase → MSAFFAGVDIGSTMTKVAIVGKSLVASVIGPTGPEHRRLAHKVMEEALARADLVFSDLNYIIATGYGRINVPFADKQVTEITCHAKGLVSLLPTATTIVDIGGQDSKGIKVKNGKVTAFVMNDKCAAGTGRFLEVIADALGVPLERLGEVSLSASRPATISNTCTVFAEQEVVSQLANGEPVENLVAGVHEAIATRIYALVNKLKVEPDLAITGGGAKNIGLVKALESKFGCRVLVPPEPLLTGALGAALIGKEMAEKAASSGAPLVRRGTDLQEAKFFT, encoded by the coding sequence ATGAGCGCATTCTTTGCCGGCGTTGACATCGGCTCCACCATGACGAAGGTTGCGATCGTGGGGAAAAGCCTTGTCGCTTCAGTGATTGGGCCGACCGGGCCAGAACATCGCCGTTTGGCCCACAAGGTAATGGAGGAAGCCCTCGCCAGAGCCGATCTGGTCTTCAGTGATCTGAACTACATCATCGCCACGGGTTATGGCCGGATCAACGTCCCCTTTGCAGACAAGCAGGTAACCGAGATAACCTGTCACGCAAAAGGACTGGTGAGCCTCTTGCCTACTGCGACGACAATCGTGGACATAGGCGGTCAGGACAGCAAAGGCATCAAGGTGAAGAACGGCAAGGTTACCGCCTTTGTCATGAATGACAAGTGCGCGGCCGGCACAGGACGCTTCCTCGAGGTCATCGCTGATGCCCTGGGCGTGCCGCTGGAGAGGCTTGGTGAAGTTTCCCTTTCAGCCTCACGACCCGCGACAATCAGCAACACCTGCACTGTTTTTGCAGAGCAGGAGGTTGTCTCTCAGCTGGCAAATGGTGAGCCTGTTGAGAATCTCGTTGCAGGGGTGCATGAAGCAATTGCCACGAGAATATACGCACTGGTCAACAAGCTGAAAGTGGAACCGGATCTGGCAATCACGGGCGGTGGGGCAAAGAACATAGGGCTTGTGAAAGCCCTGGAATCAAAATTCGGATGCCGCGTTCTGGTGCCACCAGAGCCTCTGCTCACCGGAGCGTTGGGAGCAGCGCTGATTGGAAAAGAGATGGCCGAAAAGGCAGCTTCGAGCGGGGCCCCTCTGGTACGCAGAGGCACGGACCTGCAGGAAGCAAAGTTCTTTACCTGA
- a CDS encoding acyl-CoA dehydratase activase → MNTLGIDIGSAFSKAVVCSDGQIRAFTVAPSGGNYRETALRIVEEAAGKVGLQPFDLAFIVATGYGSATIESANASITDISCQARAIYSLFPGAQTAIDIGGQFSKVIKIGEGGRVTNFILNEKCAAGSGKFLQVISRLLHVEISDIGRLSLQSKKPVEFTTGCAVFAEAEAVSRIAEGALVEDILAGIHNAMASKIVNLVERTGTVGTCAVTGGGAKDIGLVRAIEAALGVTLLVPEEPQITAAYGAALLAADKASHRS, encoded by the coding sequence GTGAATACGCTAGGCATCGACATAGGTTCCGCCTTCTCCAAAGCTGTGGTGTGCTCTGACGGCCAGATCAGGGCATTCACTGTCGCCCCATCCGGGGGAAATTACCGCGAAACAGCGCTGAGAATCGTGGAGGAAGCAGCGGGTAAAGTCGGCCTTCAGCCTTTCGATCTGGCCTTCATCGTCGCAACAGGTTATGGCTCGGCCACGATCGAATCTGCAAACGCGAGCATAACCGACATCTCCTGTCAGGCCAGGGCTATCTATTCTCTATTTCCCGGAGCGCAGACTGCTATCGACATAGGCGGGCAGTTCAGTAAGGTAATCAAGATCGGCGAAGGGGGCAGAGTTACCAATTTCATACTCAATGAGAAATGCGCTGCGGGAAGCGGGAAATTCCTGCAAGTCATCTCTCGCCTGCTCCACGTTGAAATCAGTGATATCGGGCGTCTTTCCCTCCAATCCAAAAAACCGGTGGAATTCACCACGGGCTGCGCGGTCTTTGCTGAAGCCGAGGCTGTCTCTCGCATAGCAGAGGGCGCCCTTGTCGAAGATATCCTGGCCGGTATCCACAACGCGATGGCGTCGAAGATCGTCAACCTTGTGGAGCGCACAGGAACAGTCGGTACTTGTGCCGTCACGGGCGGAGGGGCAAAGGATATTGGATTGGTAAGAGCAATCGAGGCTGCACTGGGCGTCACGCTCCTTGTTCCCGAAGAACCGCAGATTACTGCTGCGTACGGCGCAGCGCTCCTCGCGGCAGACAAAGCTTCGCATCGCTCCTGA
- a CDS encoding UbiD family decarboxylase: protein MPFNSLRAFLEKCEAEGQLVRIQENIKLEPDIRAASCAAAKIAEGPVLLFEKIEGYSNKQVAMNVHGSFQNHALMLDLPKQTGLRAQFAELVERWDRYPIPPKRVTDAPFKEVMIEKNLNLYKELPLFRVNPLDGGFYLSKACVVTRDPETGEDQNLGMYRMQIKDHDRIGIQAAAQHDIAVHLRKAEELNVPLRVAIAVSNEPVTSLVASTPLHYHQDEYSMIGAIRGEAAVVIASEKGNLDLPAGAELVIEGEIIPRKRFVEGPFAEYTGYYSSSMIQAEVQVDLISRRRDPIIFENLYSGLPWNEMDYMMAMSTSVAPFKQMETEFPELQAINAMYTHGYVTIISSKMRFGGFAKTLALRLLTTPHGITYPKFIIVVDDDIDPFDLQQVMWAISVRFRPERDLVLIPNAPGSTVDPAHLLRGITTKTIIDATKPVPPDIPLADGSVVDIPPETAFWMEEILKRRK, encoded by the coding sequence ATGCCCTTTAACTCTCTCAGAGCCTTTCTTGAAAAGTGTGAGGCCGAGGGTCAGCTCGTCAGGATTCAGGAGAACATCAAGCTTGAGCCCGACATACGCGCTGCCTCCTGCGCAGCTGCAAAGATTGCTGAAGGTCCGGTTCTGCTCTTCGAGAAGATAGAAGGATACTCGAACAAGCAGGTGGCAATGAATGTTCACGGTTCATTCCAGAACCATGCGCTTATGCTCGATCTACCCAAACAGACGGGCCTCAGAGCCCAATTCGCTGAACTGGTCGAGCGCTGGGACCGCTACCCGATTCCACCCAAGCGCGTCACCGATGCACCTTTCAAGGAGGTGATGATAGAGAAGAACCTCAATCTGTATAAGGAACTCCCCCTCTTCCGGGTGAACCCTCTGGACGGCGGCTTTTACCTGTCAAAGGCATGCGTGGTCACGCGAGACCCGGAAACAGGAGAAGACCAGAACCTTGGCATGTACAGGATGCAGATTAAGGACCACGACCGTATAGGCATTCAGGCTGCAGCGCAGCATGATATTGCCGTTCACTTGCGTAAGGCAGAGGAGCTCAATGTGCCGCTCAGGGTGGCGATCGCAGTCTCGAACGAGCCCGTTACAAGCCTGGTGGCTTCCACACCGCTCCATTACCATCAGGATGAGTATTCAATGATAGGCGCGATCAGGGGTGAGGCAGCTGTAGTTATCGCGTCAGAGAAGGGGAATCTTGATCTGCCTGCCGGCGCAGAACTTGTGATCGAAGGAGAGATTATCCCCCGCAAACGTTTTGTGGAAGGGCCCTTTGCAGAGTACACGGGCTATTACTCTTCCAGCATGATCCAGGCCGAGGTACAGGTGGATCTCATCTCGCGGCGCCGCGACCCCATCATCTTTGAAAACCTTTACAGCGGCCTTCCCTGGAACGAGATGGATTACATGATGGCTATGAGCACCAGCGTGGCCCCTTTCAAACAGATGGAAACAGAGTTCCCGGAGCTTCAGGCCATCAATGCCATGTACACTCACGGGTATGTCACGATCATCTCATCAAAGATGCGCTTTGGGGGTTTCGCGAAAACGCTGGCGCTGCGTCTTCTCACCACACCCCATGGGATAACCTATCCAAAATTCATCATCGTGGTGGATGATGACATCGACCCTTTTGACCTGCAGCAGGTGATGTGGGCAATCTCTGTCCGCTTCCGGCCTGAGAGGGACCTGGTGCTGATCCCTAATGCGCCGGGTTCAACCGTCGATCCCGCCCATCTTTTACGCGGCATAACCACAAAAACGATTATTGACGCGACGAAGCCGGTACCCCCGGACATTCCCCTTGCCGATGGATCGGTCGTAGACATACCACCTGAGACCGCCTTCTGGATGGAAGAGATCCTGAAAAGGAGGAAATGA
- a CDS encoding non-oxidative hydroxyarylic acid decarboxylases subunit D encodes MIYMICPRCEFVEAYKVFEADDKAWEIFRCPRCNFNWRSTEGPEVRDPKLYDSRFKLTEKKIEEMVAKPPIPPLRRTT; translated from the coding sequence ATGATCTACATGATCTGCCCGAGATGTGAGTTTGTGGAAGCTTACAAAGTGTTCGAAGCTGACGATAAAGCCTGGGAGATCTTTCGATGCCCGCGCTGCAATTTTAACTGGCGAAGCACCGAAGGCCCGGAAGTCAGAGATCCGAAACTATACGATTCACGATTCAAGCTGACCGAAAAAAAGATTGAGGAAATGGTCGCCAAACCTCCCATTCCGCCCTTGCGCAGAACCACGTAA
- a CDS encoding MFS transporter, whose amino-acid sequence MAVLKKEKFFYGNIITAAGFIIWFVGWGAFTPSFSVFLKPLIAEFGWSRADASLAYSLSFLSQAAFAVAMGWLTDKLGPRLVIAGLGSGLGICYLMLSRVTALWQFQAVYALVGGIGMSTLTVPVMVTISRWYVKRRGTMMGIVQAGGGFGGLLFPPLAGHLILGFGWRYGYLIYGIINLVAIVGAGLLFVRDPNVMGQHPDGSAVTAHSSTEEGKSDEVTGLSMRSAFVSPQFWIIFGCYAVFGFCRSTFASHTPAHVQDLGFSLMDGATVLAVIWGASSFGRLGMGRLIDYVGNRKTFIASFVMTTGALLIALWAKDLWMLYAYALIFGLAWGNQAVLRFSVASEAFGLASLGLIVGVLGVAESGSATVGAYIAGYIFDRMGHYDLIFWIGVVVSAAGALLAALLKPALKSR is encoded by the coding sequence ATGGCTGTTTTGAAAAAAGAAAAGTTTTTCTACGGTAACATAATAACGGCCGCAGGTTTCATCATCTGGTTTGTGGGCTGGGGTGCATTTACGCCATCCTTCAGCGTATTCCTGAAGCCGCTCATTGCAGAGTTCGGCTGGTCCCGGGCCGATGCCTCGCTTGCCTACTCCTTATCATTCCTTTCGCAAGCAGCCTTTGCCGTGGCGATGGGCTGGTTAACGGATAAGCTGGGACCGCGTCTGGTGATTGCAGGTCTGGGCTCAGGCCTGGGCATCTGCTACCTGATGCTCTCCCGCGTGACAGCGCTATGGCAGTTTCAAGCGGTTTATGCGCTTGTCGGCGGCATAGGCATGAGCACGCTTACTGTGCCAGTGATGGTCACGATATCGCGCTGGTATGTGAAAAGAAGGGGAACAATGATGGGTATCGTCCAGGCAGGCGGAGGATTCGGTGGCCTTCTCTTCCCTCCGCTCGCAGGACACCTGATCCTCGGGTTCGGCTGGCGTTATGGCTATTTGATCTACGGCATCATCAATCTTGTGGCAATAGTCGGTGCGGGGCTTCTCTTCGTGCGTGACCCCAACGTCATGGGGCAACACCCCGACGGTTCGGCTGTGACAGCTCATTCCAGCACAGAAGAAGGCAAGTCGGATGAAGTCACCGGTCTCTCCATGCGGTCAGCATTTGTGAGCCCACAATTCTGGATCATTTTTGGTTGCTATGCGGTTTTCGGATTTTGCAGATCGACCTTCGCGTCGCACACGCCGGCACACGTGCAGGATCTCGGTTTCTCACTGATGGATGGCGCGACAGTCCTGGCGGTCATCTGGGGAGCCAGTTCTTTCGGCAGACTAGGCATGGGCCGGCTCATCGATTATGTGGGGAATCGTAAAACCTTCATTGCGAGCTTTGTCATGACGACCGGAGCACTGCTGATTGCGCTGTGGGCAAAGGATCTGTGGATGCTCTACGCTTACGCGCTTATCTTCGGTCTGGCCTGGGGCAACCAGGCAGTGCTCCGGTTCTCGGTGGCGTCCGAAGCATTTGGACTGGCGTCGCTTGGCCTGATTGTCGGCGTCCTTGGGGTTGCAGAGTCGGGCTCGGCAACCGTAGGCGCGTATATAGCAGGCTACATATTCGATCGCATGGGCCACTACGATCTGATCTTCTGGATCGGCGTAGTCGTGTCAGCCGCGGGTGCGCTGCTGGCGGCACTGCTCAAACCCGCACTGAAAAGCAGATAA
- a CDS encoding UbiD family decarboxylase translates to MNVQYNDLREWLARVEEMGELKRVSGVRLEEDVGRIAELSASTDQGPALMLSGFSGYEQGYSILLNPFGTTRMIAFTFGFPEEKDRLKLLEHFSDRIDKLQLLPPKYVDGGPLLENVATGSKVDLMKFPVPKWHKDDGGPYIGTGCLVITRDPDSGSVNVAPYRSQLHDRKSVGFYSLPGHHGRAHRDKFYGRGEPCPVAMVFGSDPLLFTGGMAELPYGTCEFDWIGGWRGEPLEVIKGPVTGLPIPARAEIAIEGFSYPGRAKYEGPFGEFTGYYASGAQDEPFVDVEAVYHRNDPVLLGMPPMKPPYDADKARQYLQSAILLQQLRRQGIRGISSAWCFGVGGCRFLVVVGIDQQYFGHSRQVGHAAYTTTVANIGGKIVIVVDDDIDVSDLNDVMWAVLTRSDPATSIDIVPRATSWALDPRLSPEDRAARRFFNSRAIIDATKPYEWKDQFPKPVRSDIQYRHETERLFGHLFSTEQAERKSLEGEKT, encoded by the coding sequence ATGAACGTGCAGTATAACGACTTGCGGGAATGGCTTGCACGCGTCGAAGAGATGGGTGAACTGAAGAGAGTGAGCGGTGTCCGTCTCGAGGAGGATGTGGGCCGCATAGCTGAGCTCTCCGCCTCGACTGATCAGGGACCTGCACTGATGCTCTCAGGTTTTTCTGGGTATGAGCAGGGATACTCAATACTGTTAAACCCCTTCGGAACCACGCGTATGATCGCGTTTACCTTTGGCTTTCCGGAAGAGAAAGACCGTCTGAAGCTCCTCGAGCATTTCAGCGATCGCATCGACAAACTGCAGTTGCTTCCTCCGAAATACGTCGACGGAGGGCCGCTTCTTGAAAATGTTGCCACAGGAAGCAAAGTCGATCTCATGAAATTTCCTGTGCCCAAATGGCATAAGGACGATGGCGGACCATACATAGGCACAGGTTGCCTTGTGATAACACGCGATCCTGACTCAGGCTCCGTCAATGTCGCACCGTACCGGAGTCAGCTCCACGACAGGAAAAGCGTGGGGTTCTACTCGTTGCCCGGGCATCACGGCAGAGCCCACCGGGACAAATTCTATGGCCGTGGGGAGCCGTGTCCTGTAGCCATGGTTTTTGGAAGCGATCCGCTCCTGTTCACCGGAGGCATGGCGGAGCTGCCCTACGGCACATGCGAATTCGACTGGATCGGTGGGTGGCGTGGTGAACCGCTGGAAGTAATCAAGGGCCCGGTGACGGGTCTTCCCATCCCGGCGAGGGCCGAGATTGCGATAGAAGGTTTCTCCTATCCGGGCCGGGCGAAGTATGAGGGGCCGTTTGGGGAATTTACCGGCTACTATGCATCCGGCGCTCAGGACGAACCTTTTGTCGACGTCGAAGCAGTCTACCACAGGAACGATCCTGTTCTGCTGGGCATGCCGCCCATGAAGCCGCCGTACGATGCGGACAAGGCGAGGCAATACCTCCAATCGGCGATTCTCCTGCAGCAGCTTAGAAGACAGGGTATACGCGGCATTAGCAGCGCCTGGTGCTTCGGAGTAGGCGGCTGCCGCTTTCTTGTCGTGGTCGGGATCGATCAGCAGTATTTCGGCCATTCACGGCAGGTCGGCCATGCAGCGTACACCACAACAGTCGCAAATATCGGCGGAAAGATAGTAATTGTTGTTGATGACGACATCGACGTAAGTGATCTGAATGATGTCATGTGGGCAGTACTGACGCGAAGCGACCCTGCTACGTCGATAGACATTGTGCCGCGCGCGACTAGCTGGGCCCTTGATCCGCGCCTCTCGCCCGAGGACAGGGCTGCGCGCCGCTTCTTTAACTCACGCGCTATCATTGATGCGACAAAGCCTTACGAGTGGAAGGATCAATTCCCGAAACCTGTAAGATCAGATATCCAATACCGGCACGAAACCGAGCGACTCTTCGGCCACCTTTTCAGCACTGAACAAGCTGAAAGAAAATCGTTAGAAGGTGAAAAAACATGA